Proteins found in one Desulfobotulus pelophilus genomic segment:
- a CDS encoding GNAT family N-acetyltransferase — protein MQIRDMTKEDFTSFWPVFQKILKDRETYTLNPDMDMEEAHTLWCTLPLACYVAAEGEEILGTYYLKPNAAGPGAHICNCGYMMAPRAREKGIARDLCLHSQEMARAKGFRGMQFNAVVSSNEVAVRLWLKLGYSILGTVPEGYLHPVLGYVDTYIMFQKL, from the coding sequence GTGCAGATCCGAGACATGACAAAAGAAGATTTTACAAGCTTCTGGCCCGTATTCCAAAAAATTCTCAAGGACAGGGAAACCTACACCCTGAATCCGGATATGGACATGGAAGAGGCCCATACCCTCTGGTGTACTCTTCCTCTGGCCTGCTATGTGGCTGCAGAAGGGGAAGAAATCCTTGGCACCTATTACCTCAAGCCCAACGCCGCAGGCCCCGGCGCCCATATCTGCAACTGCGGATACATGATGGCACCACGGGCAAGGGAAAAGGGCATTGCCAGAGATCTCTGCCTCCACTCCCAGGAGATGGCCAGGGCAAAGGGGTTCCGGGGCATGCAGTTCAATGCGGTGGTTTCTTCCAACGAGGTGGCCGTCAGACTGTGGCTGAAACTGGGCTACAGCATTCTGGGAACCGTTCCCGAGGGCTACCTTCACCCTGTGCTGGGGTATGTGGATACCTACATTATGTTCCAGAAACTATAA
- the hisC gene encoding histidinol-phosphate transaminase translates to MKKHPSMLVPQFIREIDPYIPSRPDHYLMEAYDIPVLHRLNNNENPLGPPPAALEAIRTLKPGEMAIYPSGDAFDLRCHMAERLGISPDQILCGNGANEIIQFVISAYCETGDNIITADKTFAVYEWVAEFSGVEARLTPMKNHGFDPEAMLAFMDERTKIFFICNPNNPTGTFWDRETLKNFLEAVDGRAMVVVDEAYCEFVDNVDFPDTLALLSEHPNLLIFRTFSKMYGLAGLRIGYLIGQKDPVFDICRTRIVYSINSAAQQAAMAAFGDKEHIAKTRRMVWESKYWLKSRLTAMGLTVIAGEGNYIIARLPFNDQIAYRKLIRKGYMVRTMTGFRYPNHIRVTLREKSLMESFAAALEEVLEERGCL, encoded by the coding sequence ATGAAAAAACACCCTTCCATGCTGGTTCCCCAGTTCATCCGGGAAATCGATCCGTACATACCCTCCCGCCCCGATCACTATCTGATGGAGGCCTACGACATCCCCGTTCTCCATCGCCTCAATAACAATGAAAATCCCCTTGGACCTCCGCCTGCGGCTCTGGAAGCCATCCGTACACTGAAGCCCGGTGAAATGGCCATCTACCCCAGCGGAGATGCCTTTGACCTTCGCTGCCATATGGCAGAACGGCTCGGCATCTCCCCGGATCAGATCCTCTGCGGCAACGGGGCCAACGAGATCATCCAGTTTGTCATTTCCGCCTATTGCGAAACCGGTGACAACATCATCACCGCAGACAAGACCTTTGCCGTATATGAGTGGGTGGCAGAATTTTCCGGTGTGGAAGCCAGGCTCACGCCCATGAAGAATCACGGTTTTGATCCGGAAGCCATGCTGGCTTTCATGGATGAGCGAACCAAAATTTTCTTCATCTGCAATCCCAACAACCCCACCGGAACCTTCTGGGACAGGGAAACCCTGAAAAATTTTCTGGAAGCCGTGGATGGCAGAGCCATGGTGGTGGTGGATGAAGCCTACTGCGAATTTGTGGACAATGTGGATTTTCCCGATACCCTCGCACTTCTGAGCGAACACCCCAACCTTCTTATTTTTCGTACCTTTTCCAAGATGTACGGCCTTGCAGGCCTGCGTATCGGGTACCTCATAGGCCAGAAAGATCCGGTTTTTGATATTTGCCGCACCCGTATCGTGTATTCCATCAACAGCGCCGCACAGCAGGCAGCCATGGCCGCCTTCGGAGACAAAGAACACATTGCAAAAACCCGCCGGATGGTATGGGAATCCAAATACTGGCTGAAATCCAGACTGACAGCAATGGGGCTCACCGTCATAGCCGGTGAAGGCAACTATATCATCGCAAGACTTCCGTTCAACGATCAGATTGCCTATCGCAAACTGATTCGTAAAGGGTATATGGTTCGCACCATGACGGGATTCCGCTACCCCAACCATATCCGCGTCACCTTACGGGAAAAATCCCTCATGGAAAGCTTTGCCGCGGCTCTGGAAGAAGTGCTGGAGGAAAGGGGGTGTCTGTAA